One Actinomycetota bacterium genomic window, GCTACGAAGAGGGTGGGTCACACCTCCAACAACGCTCAACGAAACGCTGAGCGTTCTTGGAGGTGGCGGGAATCGAACCCGCGTCCTTTGATCTCGCCCCGAGGGCATCTCCGAGCGCAGCCGGCGGTTTGTTTCTCAGAGTCACCGCGCGCACCGGCGCGCTCGGCTCCTCCCAGCCCGGTAGGTGTTCCCCGCGGTACCCGGACACTCCCGCAGGGTGAGCCTGCTAGCGACGCCGCTTCCGAGGTCGCAGGCACACCTCGGGCGACGGCTACCTATTTCTAGGCGGCGAGCGCGACAGAGTCGGCGCTTATTTTGTTTTTCCGGCTTATTTACGAGGACACGGAAACCTCGGCTCGCTTCCCTCGATTCGATCGATCAAAGTCGAATCCATGCACCCCCTATGAAATTGCCAAGCACTTCAGTCTACGGGATAGCGGCGAAGACGCCAGAGCCAAATCTAGGTCCGGCCGCGCCTGCGGGCGCTCGCAGCCTTCGCCATCTCCCGCTCGGCGTCGCGTTTGGCGATCGCCTGTCGCTTGTCGTGAGTCCGACGGCCCTTGGCAAGAGCGACTTCCACCTTCACCTTGTTCTGCTTGAAATACAGCAGCAAGGGGACAAGCGTGTACCCCTGCTGCTGGATCTTCACGACAAGCTTCGCGATCTCGCCGGAGTGCAGGAGGAGTTTCCGCTCGCGAGTCGGCTCGTGGTTTTGCATCGAGGCCTGGGTGTACTCGGGGATGTGCAATCCGACCACGAATACCTCACCCCGGCGGATCACGGCGTACGCATCGGCGAGCGACGCCTTCCCCTCCCGGAGCGACTTGACCTCGCTGCCCACCAAAACGATCCC contains:
- the smpB gene encoding SsrA-binding protein SmpB; the encoded protein is MSASKKTSEGVVATNRRARHEYDIEQTYEAGIVLVGSEVKSLREGKASLADAYAVIRRGEVFVVGLHIPEYTQASMQNHEPTRERKLLLHSGEIAKLVVKIQQQGYTLVPLLLYFKQNKVKVEVALAKGRRTHDKRQAIAKRDAEREMAKAASARRRGRT